The Nitrospira sp. genome has a segment encoding these proteins:
- a CDS encoding 50S ribosomal protein L24: MSVRGTAKVKLRKGDTVMVISGRERGKTGKVLSVHPVDQSVVVEKLNIVKRHTKPNQKVKQGGILEREAPIAISNVMYYSASLNKPVRLGTKVLENGDRVRINKKDQSVIE, from the coding sequence ATGAGCGTGCGTGGAACAGCAAAAGTGAAACTCCGTAAGGGCGACACGGTGATGGTCATTTCCGGGCGTGAGCGCGGGAAAACGGGCAAGGTGCTGTCGGTCCATCCGGTCGACCAGTCGGTGGTGGTTGAGAAGCTGAATATTGTCAAGCGGCATACGAAGCCGAACCAGAAGGTCAAGCAAGGCGGGATTCTCGAGCGGGAGGCGCCGATCGCGATTTCGAACGTGATGTACTACAGTGCGAGTCTGAACAAGCCGGTCCGGCTCGGCACCAAGGTGTTGGAAAACGGGGATCGGGTGCGGATCAACAAGAAAGACCAGTCGGTCATTGAATAG
- the rplN gene encoding 50S ribosomal protein L14, with translation MIQDYTYMDVADNSGAKQVMCFHVLGGTRRRYGSLGDVVVVSVKEAIPQATVKKGDVSKAVIVRTTKGVRREDGSYIKFDRNACVLINAQGEPIGTRIFGPVARELRWKKFMKIISLAPEVL, from the coding sequence ACTACACATACATGGACGTGGCTGATAATTCGGGCGCCAAGCAGGTGATGTGCTTCCACGTGCTGGGCGGGACGAGGCGTCGTTACGGATCGCTGGGCGATGTGGTGGTGGTCTCAGTGAAGGAAGCCATTCCGCAGGCGACAGTGAAGAAGGGCGATGTGAGCAAGGCCGTGATTGTGCGGACGACCAAGGGGGTGCGGCGCGAGGACGGCTCTTACATCAAGTTTGACCGGAACGCCTGTGTGCTGATCAACGCGCAGGGTGAGCCGATTGGGACCCGTATCTTCGGGCCGGTCGCGCGGGAATTGCGCTGGAAGAAGTTTATGAAAATCATTTCGCTCGCCCCGGAAGTACTGTAG